One stretch of Bombina bombina isolate aBomBom1 chromosome 7, aBomBom1.pri, whole genome shotgun sequence DNA includes these proteins:
- the LOC128635620 gene encoding gastrula zinc finger protein XlCGF26.1-like, with translation MEIKDDQITEYTQINRLSEGAITTLSNSIEGDLTKPNVLKIKAESQSEYTFISINQCVEENRESIHRNLPVIKYNFGDEGEPIKNECPTNTLYKYCECQKCFKNTLHKIVDLEKKLLACTECGGHLYQINEFFPRHSMQTGDKQFTCIDCGKRFSRNGSLIRHQLIHTGEKMFACSECRKSFVNSSDLIRHQRTHTGEKPFVCSDCDKCFSRSCLLIAHKKIHTGEKPYECFDCGKCFTQNINLVRHKRIHTGEKPFECSDCGKCLSRASLLVEHKRSHTGQKPFACSDCEKCFSRASLLVAHKRIHTGEKPFACSDCGKRFTQKSNLVKHQLIHTGEKTFVCHDCGKCFMQHAYLMKHQIIHTGEKTYACSDCGKCFIRTSDLLTHQRIHTGEKPFACSDCEKSFSRAYLLVIHQRIHTGEKPFVCSVCGKCFTQHSNLVKHKRIHTGEKPFSCSECGKCFTQNSDLIIHQRIHSGEKPFSCSQCGKCFISPSNLVIHERIHTGEKPFPCTVCGKSFISSSNLVTHQKIHARTEITYTV, from the coding sequence ATGGAGATCAAAGATGATCAGATTACagaatatacacaaattaacagacTGTCTGAAGGGGCTATAACTACCCTATCAAACTCAATAGAAGGTGATTTGACAAAACCAAATGTTCTTAAAATCAAAGCGGAGTCACAGAGTGAATATACATTTATATCTATTAACCAATGTGTTGAAGAAAACAGAGAGAGCATACATAGGAATTTACcagttataaaatataattttggggACGAAGGTGAGCCTATTAAAAATGAATGCCCCACAAACACTCTTTATAAATACTGTGAATGCCAGAAATGTTTCAAAAATACGTTGCACAAGATTGTTGATTTGGAAAAAAAGTTGCTTGCTTGTACAGAATGTGGGGGACACTTGTACCAAATCAATGAATTTTTCCCACGACACAGTATGCAAACAGGAGATAAACAGTTCACATGTATTGATTGTGGGAAAAGGTTTAGTCGGAATGGAAGTCTAATTAGACATCAACTAATCCATACAGGAGAAAAAATGTTTGCGTGTTCAGAATGTAGGAAATCTTTTGTCAATAGCTCCGATCTTATCAGACACCAAAGAactcacacaggggagaaaccatttGTATGTAGTGACTGTGATAAATGTTTCAGCCGATCGTGTCTACTGATTGCGCATAAAAAAATCCACACTGGAGAAAAGCCATATGAATGttttgactgtgggaaatgttttactcagaacaTAAATCTTGTTCGACATAAGAGAATTCACACGGGAGAAAAACCATTTGAATGTTCTGACTGCGGAAAATGTCTCAGCCGTGCTTCCCTTCTCGTTGAACATAAAAGAAGTCATACAGGACAAAAACCATTTGCGTGCTCAGACTGTGAGAAGTGTTTTAGCCGTGCGTCTTTACTCGTGGCGCATAAGCGGATTCATACAGGTGAAAAACCATTTGCATGTTCGGATTGTGGAAAACGCTTTACCCAGAAATCAAACCTCGTTAAACATCAgttaattcatacaggagaaaaaacaTTTGTTTGTCACGATTGTGGGAAATGCTTTATGCAGCATGCTTACCTTATGAAACATCAGATAATTCACACTGGAGAAAAAACATATGCTTGTtccgactgtgggaaatgttttatacGTACCTCAGATCTTCTTACGCATCAGAGAATACATACAGGCGAAAAACCATTTGCATGCTCAGATTGTGAGAAAAGTTTCAGTCGCGCCTATCTTCTTGTTATACATCAACGTATACACACAGGCGAAAAACCTTTTGTATGCTCCGTGTGTGGTAAATGTTTTACTCAGCATTCCAATCTTGTTAAACATAAAAGGATACATACTGGAGAAAAGCCATTTTCATgctctgaatgtggaaaatgttttactcaaaaCTCAGATCTTATCATACATCAGAGGATTCACTCCGGGGAAAAACCATTTTCTTGTTctcagtgtgggaaatgttttatcaGCCCATCAAATCTCGTTATACACGAGAGAATTCACACGGGAGAGAAACCTTTTCCATGTACTGTATGTGGAAAATCATTTATCAGTTCCTCAAATCTTGTCACACATCAAAAAATTCATGCAAGAACAGAAATTACTTATACagtctaa